A region from the Streptomyces tsukubensis genome encodes:
- a CDS encoding helix-turn-helix transcriptional regulator, translating to MRAAPYELIARDDELSRLHRALSGAESGRGAVVTITGPIASGKTALLEAGAAKTGFVTLRAVCSMEERALPYGMLGQLFDHPEPAARAPGLARLTASCEGPPIGTDNRLRAEFTRTLLALAADRPVLIGVDDVHHADGASLLCLLHLARRIGPARISIVLTELRRPTPADSRFQAELLSLRSYQEIALRPLNETESAELVRRHLGRDTHDDVLAETFRATGGNLLLGHGLINDIREARATGRPEAVAGRAYRLAYLGSLYRCGPTALHIARAAAVLGASAEPVLVQRMTGLNTEAFEQVCEQLQDGRLLQDGRFPHPEARSIVLDDLSALDRRNLHESALELLRDHGVAGNVLARHQIGTGRVHGADAVELFTEAAREHLLRGELEDAVGYLELAHRACDDPVIRAALRIGAAEVERICDPMRAGRHLPELLTAARAGLLSGEHAVSLADWLAMGGRPGEAAEVLATQHPAAGDDQSRALLLVGELSLALVHPGRSDPSRRADFFAAGGLAALRGPARQRAVADKAVVAALRGRPELADAHAERVLQYTDATADRTTAMMALLAVLYAENTEAVQFWVDRLAGDKETRTPADEAIYAGFGAETALRRGDLTTAVAYGEAALGQGLVPTWGMAATLPLSSTVVAAIRLGDIERADRWLSEPLPQETSESLFGLHLLWARGRYHLATGRHRAAYALFRECGDRMRQWAVDVPGLVLWRVDAAEALLMLGTDRAEGLRLISDQMSRPMRSRSRALTLRVQAAYSPLPKRIDLLEEAADLLVTCNDQYELAHVLSDLGEALNLVRQHNRARGLIRRARYLATQCGAAPLLLRLGAKPSDLGGAWDATLGQRITSLTESERRVSALAAVGRTNREIADHLFVTASTVEQHLTNVFRKLGVKGRQQLPRELADVSEPAGRGDRCG from the coding sequence GTGCGAGCAGCCCCTTATGAACTGATCGCTCGTGACGACGAGCTGAGCCGTCTCCACCGGGCACTCTCCGGCGCGGAAAGCGGACGGGGTGCCGTCGTCACCATCACCGGGCCGATCGCCAGCGGCAAGACGGCACTGCTGGAGGCCGGAGCGGCCAAGACCGGCTTCGTCACCCTTCGCGCCGTGTGCTCCATGGAGGAGCGTGCCCTGCCCTACGGGATGCTCGGCCAGCTCTTCGACCATCCCGAGCCGGCCGCCCGGGCGCCGGGTCTCGCCCGGCTCACGGCCTCGTGCGAGGGCCCGCCGATCGGCACCGACAACCGGCTGCGGGCCGAGTTCACCCGGACCCTGCTGGCGCTCGCCGCGGACCGGCCCGTTCTGATAGGCGTCGACGACGTGCACCATGCCGACGGCGCATCGCTGCTCTGTCTGCTGCACCTCGCGCGCCGGATCGGCCCGGCCCGTATCTCCATCGTGCTGACCGAGCTCCGCCGCCCGACACCGGCCGACTCCCGATTCCAGGCGGAACTGCTGAGCCTCCGCTCCTACCAGGAGATAGCGCTGCGGCCCCTCAACGAGACGGAGAGCGCCGAACTCGTCCGCCGCCACCTCGGCCGGGACACCCACGACGACGTCCTTGCCGAGACGTTCCGGGCGACCGGAGGCAACCTGCTCCTCGGGCACGGCCTGATCAACGACATCCGGGAGGCGCGGGCCACGGGGCGCCCGGAGGCCGTGGCGGGCAGGGCGTACCGGCTCGCCTACCTGGGCTCCCTCTACCGGTGCGGCCCGACGGCATTGCACATCGCCCGGGCGGCCGCGGTACTCGGCGCGAGCGCCGAACCCGTACTCGTCCAGCGGATGACCGGCCTCAACACGGAAGCCTTCGAGCAGGTCTGCGAACAGCTGCAGGACGGACGGCTGCTGCAGGACGGACGGTTTCCGCACCCGGAGGCCCGGTCCATCGTCCTCGACGACCTGTCGGCCCTCGACCGCCGGAACCTGCACGAGTCCGCACTGGAACTGCTGCGGGACCACGGCGTGGCCGGCAATGTGCTCGCCCGTCACCAGATAGGCACCGGCCGGGTGCACGGCGCGGACGCGGTCGAACTGTTCACCGAGGCCGCGCGGGAGCATCTTCTGCGCGGCGAACTGGAGGATGCGGTCGGATATCTGGAGCTCGCCCACCGCGCCTGCGACGACCCCGTCATACGGGCCGCGCTGCGCATCGGGGCCGCCGAGGTCGAACGCATCTGCGATCCGATGAGGGCCGGCCGACATCTGCCGGAGCTGCTCACCGCGGCGCGCGCGGGACTGCTCTCCGGCGAGCATGCCGTGTCCCTCGCCGACTGGCTGGCGATGGGCGGGCGGCCGGGGGAGGCGGCCGAAGTGCTGGCGACCCAGCACCCCGCGGCAGGGGACGACCAGAGCCGTGCGCTGCTGCTCGTAGGGGAGTTATCCCTCGCGCTGGTCCATCCCGGCAGATCGGATCCTTCGCGCAGGGCCGACTTCTTCGCCGCGGGCGGGCTCGCCGCCCTCCGTGGCCCGGCCCGGCAGCGCGCGGTCGCAGACAAGGCCGTCGTCGCCGCGCTGCGAGGCCGGCCGGAGCTGGCGGACGCCCATGCCGAGCGGGTCCTCCAGTACACAGACGCCACGGCGGACCGGACCACGGCCATGATGGCGCTGCTGGCCGTGCTCTACGCCGAGAACACCGAGGCCGTCCAGTTCTGGGTCGACAGACTGGCCGGTGACAAGGAGACTCGCACCCCGGCCGACGAGGCGATCTACGCCGGGTTCGGCGCCGAGACCGCCCTGCGCCGCGGCGACCTGACCACCGCCGTCGCCTACGGCGAGGCGGCCCTCGGCCAGGGGCTGGTGCCCACCTGGGGAATGGCGGCCACGCTGCCGCTGAGCAGCACCGTGGTTGCGGCGATCCGACTCGGCGATATCGAACGGGCCGACCGGTGGCTCTCCGAGCCGTTGCCGCAGGAGACCTCGGAGAGCCTCTTCGGGCTGCATCTGCTCTGGGCCCGGGGGCGGTACCACCTCGCGACCGGGCGGCACCGGGCGGCGTACGCACTGTTCAGGGAGTGCGGGGACCGGATGCGGCAGTGGGCCGTCGACGTGCCGGGCCTGGTGCTCTGGCGGGTCGACGCCGCCGAGGCGCTGCTGATGCTCGGCACCGACCGCGCCGAAGGACTCCGGCTCATATCCGACCAGATGTCCCGGCCGATGCGGTCCCGGTCACGCGCCCTGACCCTGCGGGTGCAGGCGGCCTACAGTCCACTGCCCAAGCGGATCGACCTGCTCGAAGAAGCAGCCGACCTCCTCGTCACCTGCAATGACCAGTACGAACTGGCCCATGTCCTCAGTGACCTGGGCGAGGCGCTCAACCTGGTCAGACAGCACAACCGGGCACGGGGCCTGATCCGCAGGGCACGGTACCTGGCGACCCAGTGCGGTGCGGCGCCGCTGCTGCTGAGGCTCGGCGCGAAACCGTCGGACCTCGGCGGTGCCTGGGACGCAACGCTGGGACAGCGCATCACCTCACTGACGGAGTCGGAGCGGCGGGTGTCCGCACTCGCCGCCGTGGGGCGTACGAACAGGGAGATAGCCGACCATCTGTTCGTCACGGCCAGTACCGTGGAGCAGCACCTCACGAACGTGTTCCGCAAGCTGGGAGTGAAGGGCCGCCAGCAGCTTCCGAGGGAACTGGCCGACGTCAGCGAGCCGGCGGGCCGGGGCGACCGGTGCGGGTAG
- a CDS encoding glycine-rich domain-containing protein, whose protein sequence is MSSPVRLTRTGRGQLLRPVGASAVLMLGAGVLWPPEAAAQPQPGCVASGATTTLCTGYTSTTYTVPDNATSVSFTLVGAGGGGGGGTTTLGGASGEGAGAGGTLRCTVTGLAGRTLNVTAAGPGHPGYRGPGGPAGPGGGGDDVGANGFGGSSGARNGGGGGGGGGGASNVRLGTYGTEFTAVAAGGGGGAGINRLPFFGLSGSGGSAPVVASSALGLSALGGNTLLDFATSDPPAGGAADCGASGAFAVTSKTSTTGGDPDGLTGGTASGVPASCGTANGRGGNGGSPTDPHGTTGEPGCVVITYSTT, encoded by the coding sequence TTGTCCAGTCCCGTCCGGCTCACGCGGACCGGACGCGGGCAGCTGCTCCGTCCGGTCGGTGCGAGTGCGGTGCTGATGCTCGGGGCGGGGGTGCTGTGGCCCCCGGAGGCGGCTGCCCAGCCTCAGCCCGGCTGCGTGGCATCGGGGGCGACGACCACCCTCTGCACGGGCTACACCAGCACCACGTACACCGTCCCCGACAACGCCACTTCGGTGTCCTTCACCCTGGTCGGGGCAGGGGGTGGCGGGGGCGGTGGCACCACGACTCTGGGCGGCGCCTCGGGCGAGGGGGCGGGCGCGGGCGGAACGCTGCGGTGCACGGTCACCGGCCTCGCGGGCCGGACGCTGAACGTCACCGCCGCGGGTCCGGGCCACCCCGGCTACCGCGGCCCCGGCGGACCTGCGGGCCCCGGCGGAGGCGGGGACGACGTCGGCGCGAACGGCTTCGGAGGAAGTAGCGGCGCCCGTAACGGAGGCGGCGGCGGTGGAGGGGGCGGAGGGGCAAGCAATGTCCGTCTCGGGACCTACGGAACCGAGTTCACCGCCGTCGCGGCCGGCGGAGGCGGCGGAGCAGGTATCAACAGGCTCCCGTTCTTCGGACTCAGCGGATCCGGGGGTTCCGCCCCCGTGGTGGCGTCCTCGGCGCTGGGCCTGTCAGCCCTCGGCGGGAATACCCTCCTCGACTTCGCAACCTCCGACCCGCCTGCCGGGGGAGCCGCGGACTGCGGCGCGTCGGGCGCCTTCGCCGTCACCTCCAAAACCTCCACCACGGGCGGCGACCCCGACGGCCTCACCGGAGGAACCGCGAGCGGCGTACCCGCCTCCTGCGGCACGGCGAACGGCCGCGGCGGCAACGGCGGCTCCCCCACCGATCCGCACGGAACCACCGGCGAACCCGGCTGCGTCGTCATCACCTACAGCACCACCTGA
- a CDS encoding FkbM family methyltransferase, with amino-acid sequence MTPVPETLRLPNGTTVSHINAGEAQFLYREIFTERCYLRNGIELLPGDVVFDVGANIGMFTLFAHLERPGVTVHAFEPAPMPFAALRANVLRHGVPGRVDQCAVSDEAGVSRMTFYPDATLMSGFHTDPASRRELLRTLGLNGGYSTEDVDIMLAQLPDTSEEIETTTVRISDVIAERGITAIGLLKIDVEKSERRVLAGIEDADWPRIRQVVAEVHDTEGALGEVVALLHGHGFTVVTEQEPLFVGTDIHQVAARRPAG; translated from the coding sequence GTGACCCCGGTGCCGGAGACACTGCGACTGCCGAACGGGACGACGGTCTCGCACATCAACGCGGGCGAGGCGCAGTTCCTGTACCGGGAGATCTTCACCGAGCGCTGCTATCTGCGCAACGGCATCGAACTGCTCCCGGGTGACGTGGTCTTCGACGTCGGCGCCAATATCGGCATGTTCACGCTCTTCGCCCATCTGGAGCGGCCCGGAGTGACCGTGCACGCCTTCGAGCCCGCGCCGATGCCGTTCGCCGCGCTACGGGCCAACGTGCTGCGGCACGGCGTCCCGGGCCGGGTGGACCAGTGCGCGGTCTCCGACGAGGCCGGGGTCAGCAGGATGACGTTCTACCCCGACGCCACCCTGATGTCGGGCTTCCACACGGATCCCGCGAGCCGCAGAGAGCTGTTGCGTACGCTCGGCCTCAACGGCGGCTACAGCACCGAGGACGTCGACATCATGCTTGCCCAACTGCCCGACACGAGCGAAGAGATCGAGACCACGACGGTCCGGATCTCCGACGTCATCGCGGAGCGCGGCATCACGGCGATCGGTCTTCTGAAGATCGACGTCGAGAAGAGCGAACGGCGGGTCCTCGCCGGCATCGAGGACGCCGACTGGCCCCGTATCCGCCAGGTCGTCGCCGAGGTCCACGACACCGAAGGCGCGCTCGGCGAAGTCGTCGCGCTCCTGCACGGCCATGGCTTCACCGTGGTCACCGAGCAGGAACCGCTGTTCGTCGGCACGGACATCCACCAGGTCGCCGCACGGCGGCCGGCCGGCTGA
- a CDS encoding aminotransferase-like domain-containing protein, with amino-acid sequence MQSGEQSSRSGSRVDPWRGRYAARAAGMVASEVRALFAVASRPEIVSLAGGMPNVSALPLDAIGTLMAELVAERGAVALQYGSAQGDPGLRETICRVMAAEGIDDAHPDDVMVTVGSQQALDLVTRVFVDPGDTVVTEAPTYVTALGVFAAYQANVVHVAMDEDGVVPEALTETFARLEREGRPAKLFYTVPTFQNPAGVTLSAARRPQVVEVCRRAGVLLLEDNPYGLLHLDGDEPMRALRADAPDDVIYLGSFSKTLAPGLRVGWALAPAAVREKLVLAAESAMLSHSVFNQLAVDRYLRTQPWPEQMKDFRAMYRERRDTMLDALEKYMPPGVSWTRPAGGFFVWVTLPEGLDSKAMLPRAIQSRVAYVPGTGFYADGGGRQAMRLSYCYPPPERIRDGVRLLADVIGAELRLRDVFGTSAPATSTGPQAPGPDQA; translated from the coding sequence ATGCAGTCTGGCGAGCAGTCTTCCCGGTCGGGTTCGCGGGTCGATCCGTGGCGCGGACGGTACGCGGCACGGGCGGCCGGGATGGTCGCCTCCGAGGTCCGGGCCCTGTTCGCCGTGGCATCGCGGCCGGAAATCGTATCGCTGGCCGGGGGCATGCCGAACGTGTCCGCGCTGCCGCTGGACGCCATCGGCACGCTCATGGCCGAACTGGTGGCGGAACGGGGCGCGGTGGCGCTCCAGTACGGCTCCGCGCAGGGGGACCCTGGGCTGCGGGAGACGATCTGCCGGGTGATGGCCGCCGAGGGCATCGACGACGCGCACCCCGACGACGTGATGGTCACCGTCGGCTCCCAGCAGGCCCTCGACCTGGTGACCCGGGTGTTCGTCGACCCCGGCGACACCGTCGTCACCGAAGCCCCCACCTATGTGACCGCCCTCGGCGTCTTCGCCGCCTACCAGGCCAACGTCGTGCACGTCGCCATGGACGAGGACGGCGTCGTCCCCGAGGCGCTGACGGAGACCTTCGCCCGGCTGGAGCGCGAGGGACGGCCCGCGAAGCTCTTCTACACCGTGCCGACGTTCCAGAACCCGGCCGGTGTCACCCTTTCCGCAGCACGCCGCCCCCAGGTGGTGGAGGTCTGTCGCCGGGCCGGGGTCCTGCTTCTGGAGGACAACCCGTACGGCCTGCTCCACCTCGACGGCGACGAGCCGATGCGGGCCCTGCGCGCCGACGCCCCGGACGACGTGATCTATCTCGGCTCCTTCTCCAAAACCCTCGCCCCCGGACTCCGGGTCGGCTGGGCGCTCGCCCCGGCGGCCGTACGGGAGAAGCTGGTGCTCGCGGCCGAGAGTGCGATGCTCTCGCACTCCGTCTTCAACCAGCTCGCCGTCGACCGCTATCTGCGCACCCAGCCCTGGCCCGAGCAGATGAAGGACTTCCGGGCGATGTACCGGGAGCGGCGCGACACCATGCTCGACGCACTGGAGAAGTACATGCCCCCGGGGGTTTCGTGGACCCGCCCGGCCGGCGGCTTCTTCGTGTGGGTCACCCTCCCCGAAGGACTGGACTCCAAGGCGATGCTCCCCAGAGCGATCCAGTCCCGGGTCGCGTACGTCCCGGGCACCGGGTTCTACGCGGACGGCGGCGGACGCCAGGCGATGCGGCTGTCGTACTGCTACCCGCCACCCGAGCGGATCCGCGACGGGGTACGGCTGCTCGCGGACGTCATCGGCGCCGAGCTGCGGCTGCGGGACGTCTTCGGCACCTCCGCCCCCGCCACCAGCACCGGGCCTCAGGCACCCGGCCCCGACCAGGCATGA
- a CDS encoding C9 hydroxylase cytochrome P450 yields MSTDTPDETTPAGRCPFAIQDGHRAILASGTVGSFDLFGIQHWLVAGAEDVKLVTNDPRFSSAAPSEMLPDRRPGWFSGMDLPEHSRYRQKIAGDFTLRSARKQETFVVEAADACLDGIEAAGPGTDLISGYAKQLPSLVINALYGLTPEEGAVLETRMRSITGSTDLDSVKTLTDDFFVHAGELVRAKRDEQGDDLLHRLASTADGEISLSDDEATGVFATLLFAGHDSVQQMVGYCLYALLSHPEQQAALRAQPDLIDHAVEEMLRFLPVNQMGVPRVCVEDVDLHGVRISAGDNVIPLYSTANRDPRLFLDPDVFDVRRPPEGNFAFGHGIHKCPGQHIARLLIKVACLRLFERFPDVRLAGDVPMNEGLGLFSPAELRITWGTA; encoded by the coding sequence ATGAGCACCGACACACCCGACGAGACGACGCCCGCCGGACGCTGCCCGTTCGCGATCCAGGACGGCCACCGGGCGATCCTGGCGAGCGGCACGGTGGGCTCGTTCGATCTGTTCGGCATCCAGCACTGGCTGGTCGCCGGTGCCGAGGACGTCAAACTGGTCACCAACGACCCGCGGTTCAGTTCGGCCGCACCGTCCGAGATGCTGCCCGACCGGCGCCCCGGCTGGTTCTCCGGCATGGACCTGCCGGAGCACAGCCGCTACCGGCAGAAGATCGCCGGGGACTTCACGCTGCGTTCCGCGCGCAAGCAGGAGACCTTCGTCGTCGAGGCGGCCGACGCCTGTCTGGACGGGATCGAGGCCGCCGGGCCCGGCACCGATCTGATTTCCGGGTACGCGAAGCAGCTCCCCTCCCTCGTCATCAACGCGCTGTACGGGCTCACCCCGGAGGAGGGAGCGGTACTGGAAACACGCATGCGCAGCATCACGGGCTCGACCGACCTGGACAGCGTGAAGACGCTGACGGACGACTTCTTCGTCCATGCCGGGGAGCTGGTCCGCGCCAAACGCGACGAGCAGGGCGACGACCTGCTCCACCGCCTCGCCTCCACCGCTGACGGCGAGATCTCGCTGAGCGACGACGAGGCGACGGGAGTGTTCGCGACTCTGCTGTTCGCCGGGCACGACTCCGTACAGCAGATGGTCGGCTACTGCCTCTACGCCCTGCTCAGCCACCCCGAACAGCAGGCGGCCCTCCGTGCACAACCCGATCTGATCGACCACGCGGTCGAGGAGATGCTGCGCTTCCTGCCGGTCAACCAGATGGGAGTACCGCGCGTCTGCGTCGAAGACGTCGACCTGCACGGCGTACGGATCAGCGCGGGCGACAACGTGATCCCGCTCTACTCGACGGCGAACCGCGACCCGAGGCTGTTCCTGGACCCCGATGTGTTCGACGTACGGCGTCCGCCGGAGGGCAACTTCGCGTTCGGCCACGGCATCCACAAGTGCCCCGGGCAGCACATCGCCCGGCTGCTCATCAAGGTCGCGTGCCTGCGGTTGTTCGAACGCTTCCCGGACGTCCGCCTCGCCGGCGACGTACCGATGAACGAGGGTCTCGGGCTGTTCAGCCCGGCCGAACTGCGGATCACCTGGGGTACGGCGTGA
- the dhaK gene encoding dihydroxyacetone kinase subunit DhaK translates to MRMLINVPETVVADALRGVAAAHPELTVDVENRVIVRRDAPVAGKVGLVSGGGSGHEPLHGGFVGPGMLSAACPGEVFTSPVPDQMVRAAAAVDSGEGVLFIVKNYTGDVLNFEMAAELAEDEGVRLAKVLVDDDVAVTDSLYTAGRRGTGATLFVEKIAGAAAEEGAPLERVESLARRVDEVSRSFGVALSAVTTPAKGSPTFELPSGELELGIGIHGEPGRERRAMMTSREIADYTVDVLVADRRPSGPVLLLVNGMGATPLLELYGFNAEVHRALKERGVTVARTLVGNYVTSLDMAGCSVTLCEADEELVRLWDAPVQTPALRWGR, encoded by the coding sequence TTGAGGATGCTCATCAATGTCCCCGAAACCGTGGTCGCCGATGCCCTGCGCGGTGTGGCGGCCGCCCATCCCGAGCTGACCGTGGACGTGGAGAACCGGGTGATCGTGCGCCGTGACGCGCCGGTGGCCGGGAAGGTGGGGCTGGTGTCCGGCGGCGGGTCCGGGCACGAGCCCCTGCACGGGGGGTTCGTGGGGCCGGGCATGCTGTCCGCCGCGTGCCCCGGGGAAGTCTTTACGAGTCCCGTGCCGGACCAGATGGTGCGGGCGGCGGCCGCCGTGGACAGTGGGGAGGGGGTGCTGTTCATCGTGAAGAACTACACGGGGGACGTCCTCAACTTCGAGATGGCCGCCGAGCTCGCGGAGGACGAGGGCGTACGGCTGGCGAAGGTGCTGGTCGACGACGATGTGGCGGTCACCGACAGCCTGTACACGGCGGGGCGGCGCGGCACGGGTGCCACGCTGTTCGTGGAGAAGATCGCGGGGGCCGCCGCCGAGGAGGGCGCTCCGCTGGAGCGGGTGGAATCGCTGGCGCGGCGGGTCGACGAGGTTTCGCGGAGTTTCGGTGTGGCTCTGAGCGCGGTCACCACTCCCGCCAAGGGGAGTCCGACCTTCGAGCTGCCGTCCGGGGAGCTGGAGCTGGGCATCGGCATCCACGGGGAGCCGGGCCGGGAGCGGCGGGCGATGATGACCTCCCGGGAGATCGCCGATTACACCGTCGACGTGCTGGTGGCCGACCGGCGGCCGAGCGGGCCGGTGCTGCTGCTGGTCAACGGGATGGGCGCCACTCCGCTGCTGGAGCTGTACGGGTTCAACGCCGAGGTGCACCGGGCGCTCAAGGAGCGGGGGGTGACCGTCGCCCGTACCCTCGTCGGGAACTACGTGACCTCCCTCGACATGGCGGGCTGCTCGGTGACGCTCTGCGAGGCCGACGAGGAGCTGGTACGGCTCTGGGACGCGCCCGTGCAGACCCCGGCGCTCCGCTGGGGCCGCTGA
- a CDS encoding thioesterase II family protein encodes MNQELWLRQFFPAPEASVRVVLLPHSGGSATFYLPIARALAPVADVYAVQYPGRQDRRDEEPLRDLRTLAGLVAEVLKPGLDRPLVLFGHSMGATLAFELAQRIPVAHLIVSGVRAPSHPLTDTVRLTSDDDLLAAVGALGGTNADVMADDELRALILPPLRADYVAAETYRWRSGPPLDTPITVCIGDSDPKTTVEQARAWAGHTTAPTTVEVFSGGHFYLVEHQEQVAETVARGVRLVTPGGHVSEEPDHAVNQRRS; translated from the coding sequence ATGAACCAGGAGCTGTGGCTGCGGCAGTTCTTCCCGGCGCCGGAAGCTTCCGTACGGGTGGTGCTGCTGCCGCACTCCGGAGGTTCGGCGACCTTCTACCTTCCGATCGCCCGCGCGCTCGCCCCGGTGGCCGACGTGTATGCCGTGCAGTACCCCGGCCGCCAGGACCGCCGTGACGAGGAGCCGCTGCGGGACCTGCGTACCCTCGCCGGGCTCGTCGCGGAGGTTCTGAAGCCGGGTCTCGACCGGCCGTTGGTGCTGTTCGGACACAGTATGGGCGCCACGCTCGCGTTCGAACTGGCCCAGCGGATCCCGGTGGCGCACCTGATCGTCTCGGGCGTACGTGCGCCGTCGCATCCACTCACCGACACCGTCCGTCTGACGTCGGACGACGACTTGCTGGCAGCGGTGGGCGCTCTCGGCGGGACGAACGCCGATGTGATGGCCGACGACGAACTGCGTGCGCTGATCCTGCCTCCGCTGCGTGCGGACTACGTCGCGGCGGAGACGTACCGCTGGCGCAGCGGGCCGCCGCTGGACACGCCGATCACCGTATGTATCGGCGACAGCGACCCCAAGACCACGGTGGAGCAGGCCCGCGCCTGGGCCGGGCACACCACCGCGCCGACGACCGTGGAGGTCTTCTCGGGTGGGCATTTCTATCTGGTCGAGCACCAGGAACAAGTGGCCGAGACGGTGGCGCGGGGCGTAAGGCTCGTGACACCGGGAGGACACGTGTCCGAGGAGCCGGATCATGCTGTTAATCAACGCCGTTCATAG
- a CDS encoding LysR family transcriptional regulator, whose translation MELRTLEYFVAVAEERSFTRAAARCHVVQPAISQRIRALEKELGEPLFERLPRQVVLTSGGAALLPHARACLAAAAAASLEFADRSGLLSGTLVLGTAGGLEGTSVPRLLGEYHRRYPGVQVRLTGAPSPVLMAQARSGEIDAAVIAEPPGGLPHGLGSRCLLEDRFVAVLPAGTRDPDHPMTLAEAARCPLIGYGSGSGAHAFVRDAFAAQGLQLDIAYATADIALQVTLVAEGIGIALTSYTNPLLRLDQRIVVVPLEPAIRLRKVLAWRLGNRPGPPLRAFLDLLTELPHTTHPTSATAEAPQDPQPAPQD comes from the coding sequence ATGGAGTTACGCACCCTGGAGTACTTCGTCGCCGTTGCCGAGGAACGGTCCTTCACCAGGGCGGCCGCGCGCTGCCATGTCGTCCAGCCCGCGATCAGCCAGCGGATCCGGGCCCTGGAGAAGGAGCTGGGCGAGCCCCTCTTCGAACGGCTGCCCCGGCAGGTGGTGCTCACCTCCGGCGGCGCCGCGCTGCTGCCGCACGCGCGGGCCTGTCTGGCGGCGGCAGCCGCGGCCTCCCTGGAGTTCGCCGACCGGTCCGGCCTCCTCAGCGGCACGCTGGTGCTGGGGACCGCCGGCGGCCTGGAGGGCACCTCCGTACCCCGGCTGCTCGGTGAGTACCACCGCCGCTATCCGGGAGTGCAGGTACGTCTCACCGGGGCGCCCAGCCCCGTGCTGATGGCGCAGGCCCGCAGCGGGGAGATCGACGCCGCGGTGATCGCGGAACCTCCGGGGGGCCTGCCGCACGGCCTCGGTTCACGGTGCCTCCTGGAGGACCGCTTCGTCGCGGTGCTGCCCGCCGGAACCCGGGACCCGGACCATCCCATGACCCTCGCCGAGGCGGCCCGCTGCCCCCTCATCGGCTACGGCTCCGGCAGCGGAGCGCACGCCTTCGTCCGGGACGCCTTCGCGGCACAGGGCCTGCAACTGGACATCGCCTATGCGACCGCCGACATCGCCCTCCAGGTGACGCTGGTGGCCGAGGGGATCGGCATCGCCCTGACCTCGTACACGAACCCGCTGCTCCGGCTGGACCAACGGATCGTCGTGGTACCGCTGGAGCCCGCGATCCGGCTGCGGAAGGTGCTCGCCTGGCGGCTCGGGAACCGTCCGGGGCCACCGTTACGGGCCTTCCTCGACCTGCTGACGGAGCTGCCCCACACCACGCATCCGACCAGCGCGACCGCAGAGGCCCCGCAGGACCCTCAACCCGCCCCACAGGACTGA
- a CDS encoding D-alanine--D-alanine ligase family protein, which translates to MTDLRVVVIAGGLSPEREVSQKSGARVADALRRAGVGTELRDVGPDLLPALADAQGAVVFPVLHGVAGEDGTIKEILELAGVPYVGARPGACRAAFDKAVAKETFVRAGLSTPASVTLPKEAFHDLGAAALTARITERLGLPLFVKPRAGGSAFGVSRVERAEQLPEALMACFAYHDEALIERLVTGTEIAVGVADLGEGPFALPAVEIAAEGLYDYTARYTPGAVEFHHPARISPAAAEEAARVAVAAHRTLGLRDLSRTDAIVTTEGEVVVLETNVAPGMTLTSTYPMALEAAGLGFGDFCRDLAAAAEQRHRS; encoded by the coding sequence ATGACCGATCTGCGGGTGGTCGTCATCGCGGGCGGCCTCTCCCCCGAGCGCGAGGTCTCCCAGAAGTCCGGCGCCCGGGTCGCCGACGCCCTGCGCCGCGCCGGGGTCGGAACCGAACTCCGCGACGTCGGACCGGATCTGCTGCCCGCGCTCGCCGACGCCCAGGGTGCTGTGGTCTTCCCGGTGCTGCACGGGGTGGCCGGCGAGGACGGCACCATCAAGGAGATCCTCGAACTCGCCGGGGTGCCGTATGTCGGCGCCCGTCCCGGAGCCTGCCGCGCCGCGTTCGACAAGGCGGTGGCGAAGGAGACGTTCGTACGCGCCGGACTGTCCACCCCTGCGTCGGTCACCCTCCCCAAGGAGGCGTTCCACGACCTGGGCGCCGCCGCGCTCACCGCCCGGATCACCGAGCGGCTGGGGCTGCCGCTGTTCGTGAAACCGCGGGCGGGCGGCTCCGCCTTCGGGGTGAGCCGCGTCGAGCGCGCCGAGCAGCTCCCCGAGGCGCTGATGGCATGCTTCGCCTACCACGACGAGGCCCTGATCGAACGTCTCGTCACCGGCACCGAGATCGCCGTCGGCGTCGCCGACCTGGGCGAAGGCCCCTTCGCCCTCCCGGCCGTCGAGATCGCGGCGGAGGGCCTGTACGACTACACCGCCCGCTACACGCCCGGCGCCGTCGAGTTCCACCACCCGGCCCGGATCTCCCCGGCGGCGGCCGAGGAGGCCGCCCGGGTCGCGGTAGCCGCCCACCGGACCCTCGGGCTGCGCGACCTGTCCCGTACAGACGCCATCGTCACCACCGAGGGAGAGGTGGTGGTGCTGGAGACCAACGTCGCCCCCGGGATGACCCTCACCAGCACCTACCCGATGGCCCTGGAGGCCGCCGGGCTCGGCTTCGGGGACTTCTGCCGCGACCTGGCCGCAGCGGCCGAACAGCGACACCGCTCCTGA